A genomic stretch from Methanomicrobia archaeon includes:
- a CDS encoding ATP-grasp domain-containing protein: protein MHEIRTILALGFSVRHIVCSGNRAGYEMYAADAFGDVDTRRCAREYYPLDPFQLHDGLKDLKEVIRHVDGVIIGSGFESADFSFLHEEDQAKILGNAPAKTNEISNKAWFAARLDELSIPHPCTYTGSALAELVEAGKRIPLRYPVVAKPAYGGGGTANFICKNEQELIRGIKELPDFIYQDFIKGQHASVSVLLSKRAAVAISVNEQLLGLDTLSAPGPFVYCGNIAPFVTQFADRLCELAEDLTRELGLIGSNGVDFVVTDKGPVVIEVNARLQGSLDAVELSTGLNMADAHVNAVRGALPERVPPKRYAVKAIVFAQHEGVVTSYLSLEGEGGIVDIPEKGRIMKQGEPVATAIGVGDTRANACANAMRNVEHIKQGFDSVHPRPESRRVNVT from the coding sequence ATGCACGAGATCCGCACAATACTGGCACTCGGATTTTCCGTCCGGCACATTGTCTGCTCAGGCAATCGAGCGGGCTACGAGATGTACGCCGCAGATGCCTTCGGCGACGTTGATACGAGACGCTGTGCCCGCGAATATTATCCGTTAGACCCGTTCCAGCTTCACGATGGACTCAAAGACCTTAAAGAAGTGATACGTCATGTCGATGGCGTGATCATAGGATCAGGCTTCGAGAGCGCGGATTTCAGCTTCTTGCACGAAGAGGATCAGGCGAAGATTTTGGGGAATGCACCGGCGAAGACGAACGAGATATCGAATAAGGCGTGGTTCGCAGCGCGATTAGACGAGTTAAGCATTCCGCACCCCTGTACGTACACCGGTAGCGCGTTAGCAGAACTGGTAGAAGCGGGGAAGCGCATACCGCTCCGTTATCCCGTCGTGGCGAAGCCCGCTTATGGCGGTGGCGGAACGGCGAATTTCATTTGTAAAAACGAACAGGAGCTGATTCGCGGGATTAAGGAACTGCCGGACTTTATATATCAGGACTTTATTAAGGGGCAGCACGCTTCGGTTTCTGTTCTGCTGTCAAAACGAGCGGCCGTTGCGATAAGTGTGAACGAGCAGTTGCTCGGTTTGGATACGCTCTCGGCGCCCGGGCCTTTTGTGTATTGCGGGAACATCGCGCCGTTTGTCACTCAATTCGCGGATCGGCTCTGTGAGCTTGCCGAGGATTTAACGCGTGAATTGGGCTTGATAGGCTCGAACGGTGTGGATTTCGTCGTTACTGATAAGGGGCCGGTCGTTATAGAAGTGAATGCGCGGCTGCAAGGGAGCCTGGACGCGGTGGAGCTCTCTACTGGGTTGAATATGGCAGATGCGCACGTGAATGCGGTAAGAGGCGCGTTACCGGAGCGAGTGCCACCGAAACGATACGCGGTGAAGGCGATCGTGTTCGCTCAGCACGAAGGGGTTGTAACGAGCTATTTGAGTTTAGAAGGAGAAGGAGGAATTGTGGATATTCCGGAGAAGGGAAGAATCATGAAGCAAGGAGAGCCGGTAGCCACCGCGATCGGCGTGGGTGACACCAGAGCGAATGCGTGCGCTAACGCGATGCGAAACGTCGAACATATAAAGCAGGGGTTCGATAGCGTTCATCC